AGAAGGGGGTGAAATTATTTTGTGATAATTATGGACAAAGCTTCAGGACGAGTTTTATAATTTAACCTGGAAAAAGTGGGGAATAAATCTGATACCGGGGTGGGGAATAAAGCTGATACTTGACAAGCCTGACAGAAAATAATCAAGCGCATAAATACCATATTGCATTTGTACAGGCTCGTCCCATGTTATCCCGTAATCTTTATATGTAATAATAATAGCAATAAAAAAGGTTAACGGAACTGCCAGCGGCAGATATTCTGCGTAATGTTTTTGTTTTAAAAACATCATCCTAGTTTATCGTTTAATATTGGAGTAATGTATCACATTTTATCCCCACTATCAATACATGGCAATCTGACGAAGTCGTGGCGAGAAAAGATTTGCTACTTCCTACTCAATTAGGTTAGTAGTAAACCATTATATCGAGATGCACGTCTGAGGACTGTCCGGAAAGAGAATTTATAGATGCCCAAGGATGTATTCTGCATCCTCAATAAGCATCTCTGAACACTCTGGTTTTATGTGGACGGTACTCTGTGCCTTTACCTCATTTATAAAGGCATTCAGTTGATTTGCTGCGGTCTTCTTTTGTCCTCTTGCTATTGATTGCTCTGCTGCATCAAGCTTTGCAAGAAGGCTCTGCATTATTCCCTTGTTCGTTATCCATCCTACCCTATATGATGTCTCAACATCTATCTTTGTACTGTTTATTGTAGCAGTTCTAATAACACCAAGGGGCTGTCCAGGGGTGTTGTTAAATGTTATCTCAAAGCTTGAGGTGCTACCATAATCGGAAACGCCTTCTAAACTTATTAATTCACGGGAATGCGGGTCTCTCTGCTCAAGAGATACCGACAGAGAATAAGTTCCAAGTTTCATCCCTATCACCTGAATCTTATAGATGCCATCCAGAGCGTAACCTGGATTGGTACCAAATTCAACACTCGTCTCTTCAGGAGGTCTACCAGTCTCATCATCACCATGGCTTATATCACTATAAGATGCCTCTGGGTCCTCATCGAAACCCTTATCTAAGATGGGATTATAACCCGTTCTCCTACCTTGTGGGTCTGTAACAATGAAATGGACATGACCAGATGTATGTATCCCTATACCACCATAGGGCTCCACCCCATAAGCGTTCTCACACTGGTAGATACCAAAAACTATAGAGAAAAAGAATAAAATAGCTGCAATCCTTTTCATTTCTTCTCCTCGTATACCCTTATCGCATATATCTTGTTCCCATAATCTGACAGGGTTGTTGTTACAACAGGACCAGATATAGCAGGGTCTTTAATTATATACCTGTCACCTTGCCTCTCTGTAACCAGAACCCAATGCCCACTTCTCTCTCCTCTTTCATTTATACGCGCCACAAGGACAATTACAGGGATACATTTATCCAGATAATTATTAAGCATTGTGGTAGGTAAGGGTTTATCCTCTTTAAAATTGTACTTATAAGTTCCTATAAACTTAGTAAATCTTATCTTGGTGGTATATGTATTTATAGCCTTCCAATCTATGTCACCACCCTTATAAAATCCCTTATTATTATTTAACCATGTGTTCAGATTCTCTGGGTTTACATCCCCTCCTTCAGGTGTCTTAACCCCATATCCTCCAAGGAGCATCGCAACTGCTGTTAAGGCACACCCCCTCTCTCCTATGGTTTTTATTCTACCATCTTTCCAGAAAGCCTCATCCAATTGCTCGCGACGCCAGGTTCCTCCCTGACTCATATCAGTAATCATTGCTGTTAAAGGGGTGCAGGGAATTGGCACAACAGAAGGACACCACACGTTAGCAGTATTACTTACAATTTGCAATGGTAAACTAATTGATTTGATACATTCCTCAACCCCAGGACACCACCAGTGCGCAGTATCCTTTGCAACCTGTATCATTCTGTTATACATAAATTCTCTCCCTGCAGATGTATCCTGATATCCCCAATCCAGAACAAGCCAAGAAGTATCAACAGGACGCTTGTATAAAACTAAAATATACCCAGGGTCACGATATATACAGTAATAAAAGGCATATCCCTTCAAAATCTTAAAATCTGTACAGCCAATTGTTACTCGATCACAATCCATAATCGGCACATTACCACATTCATAGGCACACACATCTGCTTTTGCAGTAGACGGTAAAGTTAGAATAAAAACTATCAGCACCAGAGAAACCTTTATATAATTATACCTCATTAATGAATCTCCAGTCTTTTGTTTTTAAAGAGAGGCAAGAATGGTGCCAAAAAGCTGGAATTGTCTATCTTATTTGATAACTGTTTGTTTTTAAAAGATAATTAGACATAATAATGATAAGGTAACAGGAGAGTCCTTTTAAAGGATTTGCACAAGATCTTGGATTTCTGCATAAGATCTTGTGCAATTTGGAGTCTTCTTCAATCACAAAATTGGCTCCACTTCCTAATTTTCTTCTATATTGAAAGTAAACTTTTAATTTAGTTAAAATAGGCATTATGAAGACATGGAGATTTATTGATACAGGCCCTCTGGATGCATACATGAATATGGCGATCGATGAAGCGATAATGAAGGCGGTGGAATCAGGTATTTCACCTCCTACCCTGAGATTCTATGGATGGAGCAGTCCATCCCTCTCTATAGGCTATTTCCAGAAGACAGAAAGAGAAATAAATACAGATGCATGTTTGAGTCTCGGCATCCCGGTTGTTCGACGCCCAACAGGAGGAAAAG
This Nitrospirota bacterium DNA region includes the following protein-coding sequences:
- a CDS encoding C39 family peptidase — its product is MRYNYIKVSLVLIVFILTLPSTAKADVCAYECGNVPIMDCDRVTIGCTDFKILKGYAFYYCIYRDPGYILVLYKRPVDTSWLVLDWGYQDTSAGREFMYNRMIQVAKDTAHWWCPGVEECIKSISLPLQIVSNTANVWCPSVVPIPCTPLTAMITDMSQGGTWRREQLDEAFWKDGRIKTIGERGCALTAVAMLLGGYGVKTPEGGDVNPENLNTWLNNNKGFYKGGDIDWKAINTYTTKIRFTKFIGTYKYNFKEDKPLPTTMLNNYLDKCIPVIVLVARINERGERSGHWVLVTERQGDRYIIKDPAISGPVVTTTLSDYGNKIYAIRVYEEKK